A region of Anolis sagrei isolate rAnoSag1 chromosome 2, rAnoSag1.mat, whole genome shotgun sequence DNA encodes the following proteins:
- the GPR182 gene encoding G-protein coupled receptor 182, which translates to MGESEAHLDEEYHNLTELFQMLNYSFSHCEIGLDDNTKRVFLFVLYLIIFVVGLVENLLVIWVNWQTRSYKNLVNLYIFNMAIADLGVILSLPVWMLEVMLDYTWHWGDFLCRFAHYFYLANMYSSIYFLTCLSIDRYVSLTTSSLFWHKHQHLVRRIACCCIWAFAAIVPLPEVVHMEQIGTSDPFCTFMAPFETYSTWALALTLLTFFGGFLIPFSVMAVFNILTAKHIRSSNKPEGKKHCLLIYAYIIVFLISWLPFHLVLLLTLEGAGIIDHCYWLHFLYFFYDIVDCFTMVHCMVNPILYNFLSKNFREKLISAVVKYIPKDQMDRKDKEGSSSTQHSIVITKDNISPN; encoded by the coding sequence ATGGGAGAATCTGAGGCTCATTTGGATGAGGAGTACCACAACCTGACAGAGCTTTTCCAGATGCTCAACTATTCCTTCAGCCATTGCGAGATAGGGCTGGATGACAACACAAAGCGGGTGTTCCTCTTTGTCCTCTACCTCATCATCTTTGTGGTGGGGCTGGTAGAGAACCTCTTAGTGATCTGGGTCAATTGGCAGACCCGAAGCTACAAAAACTTGGTCAACCTATATATTTTCAACATGGCTATTGCAGACTTAGGGGTGATTCTTTCCTTACCAGTCTGGATGCTAGAAGTAATGCTTGATTACACCTGGCACTGGGGAGATTTCCTCTGCCGCTTTGCCCATTATTTCTACTTGGCCAACATGTACAGCAGCATCTACTTTCTGACCTGTCTCAGTATTGACCGCTATGTATCATTGACAACATCTTCCCTCTTTTGGCACAAACATCAGCATCTTGTACGACGAATTGCTTGCTGTTGCATCTGGGCCTTTGCTGCCATCGTTCCTTTACCAGAGGTAGTACACATGGAGCAAATTGGCACCAGTGATCCATTCTGTACCTTCATGGCTCCCTTTGAGACCTACAGTACTTGGGCTCTTGCTCTCACTCTTCTAACTTTCTTTGGTGGGTTCCTCATTCCCTTCTCAGTCATGGCTGTCTTCAACATACTGACTGCCAAACACATCAGAAGCTCTAACAAACCAGAAGGAAAGAAACACTGCCTCCTCATCTATGCCTACATAATTGTTTTCCTGATCAGCTGGCTGCCATTCCATTTGGTGCTTTTACTTACACTTGAAGGTGCCGGAATCATCGATCATTGCTACTGGCTTCATTTCCTCTACTTCTTCTATGACATCGTAGACTGTTTCACCATGGTCCACTGCATGGTCAACCCCATCTTGTACAACTTCCTGAGCAAGAACTTCCGAGAAAAACTCATCTCTGCTGTGGTCAAATATATTCCCAAGGATCAGATGGATCGGAAAGATAAAGAGGGTTCCTCCAGCACCCAGCATTCTATTGTCATCACAAAAGACAACATCTCACCAAACTAA
- the ZBTB39 gene encoding zinc finger and BTB domain-containing protein 39, whose amino-acid sequence MGMRIKLHSTDHPNNLLKELNKWRLSETMCDVTIVVGSRSFPAHKAVLACAAGYFQNLFLNAGLDVARTYVVDFITPANFEKILSFVYTSELFTDLINVGVIYEVAEKLGMDGLLKACHSTFPDLENSAVTKQPSVTGERRSSSALTDSNHALGEIRNSGEHLGIERNNSLHGEATGGQKEEVANDASHNILHPQTPKTEEQETPAQFSGAMSIMTQASLSSTNMAVQTTVNSCQQYKVHSNGDYGKGNYFSSDVSLDVSTGSNSCPSNSDHSKDQGFGQMDELQLEDLGEEELHFEDPSEELGAAEEVIELSDDSEEELSFENDNRDNKAMPCQVCKKVLEPNIQLIRQHAREHVDLLTGNCKVCETHFQDRNSRVTHVLSHIGIFLFSCDMCETKFFTQWQLSLHRREGVFDSNVIIHPSDPLIGKVNLFSGDLACAVCGKLLAKDFHVVRGHILDHVNLKGQTCGVCDQRHLNLCSLMWHTLSHLGISVFSCSVCANSFVDRLLLEKHMAVHQSMEEALFRCHYCGQAFKLEAAYRYHVSQHKCSSSLDLVRPSFGDRMHQQPLQKRKLPEEFLSEDMALQNQPGNSKYSCKVCGKRFAHTSEFNYHRRIHTGEKPYQCKVCHKFFRGRSTIKCHLKTHSGALMYRCTVCGHYSSTLNLMSKHIGVHKGSLPPDFTIEQTFMYIIHSKDAEKNADS is encoded by the coding sequence ATGGGCATGAGGATCAAGCTGCACAGCACGGACCACCCCAATAACCTGCTGAAGGAACTCAACAAATGGAGGTTGTCAGAAACTATGTGTGACGTGACCATTGTTGTGGGTAGCCGCTCCTTCCCTGCACACAAAGCAGTGCTGGCATGTGCAGCAGGCTATTTCCAGAACCTTTTCCTCAATGCGGGACTGGACGTGGCTCGCACCTACGTGGTGGATTTCATCACTCCAGCCAACTTTGAAAAGATTCTGAGCTTTGTCTATACCTCAGAGCTCTTCACAGATCTGATCAACGTGGGCGTTATTTATGAGGTGGCTGAAAAACTGGGTATGGATGGACTATTGAAGGCCTGCCATTCCACCTTCCCAGACCTGGAAAACTCAGCCGTGACTAAACAGCCCTCTGTCACAGGTGAAAGACGATCAAGTAGTGCATTGACTGATTCAAACCATGCTCTGGGTGAAATCCGAAACAGTGGAGAGCATCTGGGAATAGAGCGAAATAACAGTCTGCATGGTGAAGCAACAGGTGGCCAAAAAGAAGAGGTTGCAAATGATGCGAGTCATAACATACTGCATCCACAGACTCCCAAAACTGAAGAACAAGAAACGCCAGCACAATTCAGTGGTGCCATGAGTATTATGACACAGGCTAGTCTGAGCAGCACCAACATGGCTGTTCAAACAACTGTCAACTCTTGCCAGCAATACAAAGTCCACAGCAACGGGGACTACGGCAAAGGCAACTATTTCTCCTCAGATGTTTCTCTGGATGTTTCCACAGGCAGCAATTCCTGCCCTAGCAATAGTGACCACTCCAAAGACCAGGGTTTTGGACAAATGGATGAGCTCCAATTGGAAGACTTAGGGGAAGAGGAATTGCATTTTGAAGACCCCAGTGAGGAGTTAGGGGCAGCAGAGGAGGTAATTGAACTGAGCGATGATAGTGAGGAAGAGCTCTCTTTTGAGAATGACAACCGGGATAACAAGGCCATGCCTTGTCAAGTGTGCAAGAAAGTCTTAGAGCCCAACATCCAGCTGATTCGCCAGCATGCTAGGGAACATGTCGACCTCCTGACTGGCAACTGCAAAGTGTGTGAGACCCATTTCCAAGACAGGAACTCTAGAGTCACCCATGTCCTGTCTCACATTGGGATATTCCTCTTCTCCTGTGATATGTGCGAAACCAAGTTTTTCACCCAATGGCAGCTCAGCCTCCACCGCCGAGAAGGGGTGTTTGATAGCAATGTTATCATTCATCCCAGTGACCCACTGATAGGGAAGGTCAACTTGTTCAGTGGGGATTTGGCATGTGCTGTCTGTGGGAAACTGCTGGCCAAAGATTTTCATGTGGTTCGGGGTCACATCTTGGACCATGTGAACTTGAAAGGCCAAACATGTGGTGTGTGTGACCAGCGGCACCTCAATCTCTGTAGCCTGATGTGGCACACGCTCTCTCACTTGGGAATCTCTGTTTTTTCTTGTTCTGTTTGTGCCAACAGTTTTGTCGACAGGCTCCTTCTGGAGAAGCACATGGCAGTCCACCAAAGCATGGAGGAAGCCCTCTTCCGGTGTCATTATTGCGGCCAGGCCTTCAAGCTGGAAGCTGCTTACCGCTACCATGTCAGCCAGCACAAGTGTAGCTCCAGCTTGGACCTTGTCCGGCCTAGCTTTGGTGACCGAATGCACCAGCAACCTCTGCAGAAGAGGAAACTGCCAGAGGAGTTCTTAAGTGAGGACATGGCTCTTCAGAATCAGCCGGGGAACAGTAAATACAGCTGCAAGGTGTGTGGGAAGAGGTTTGCTCACACCAGTGAATTCAACTACCACCGGCggatccacactggggagaagccctatcagTGCAAAGTGTGCCATAAGTTCTTCCGTGGTCGTTCCACCATCAAGTGCCACTTGAAGACACACTCTGGGGCTCTCATGTATCGGTGCACAGTTTGTGGTCACTACAGTTCTACTCTTAACCTCATGAGCAAGCATATAGGTGTCCACAAAGGCAGCCTTCCCCCTGACTTCACCATTGAGCAAACGTTCATGTACATTATCCATTCCAAAGATGCAGAGAAAAACGCAGACAGCTGA